The Chloroflexota bacterium genome includes the window GGTCATGTTCGACCCCTGCCCATCCTGATGGACCGACGCCTGTTGGACCATGCCGAGGTCTGGGCGGCGGCCGGGCGGCCAGACGCGGTTTTCTCGGTCGCCCCCGAGCACCTGCGACAGGCCAGCGGTGCGCAGGTGGCCGATATCGCGGTCGACAGGTCCGGCGTTTGAGCGCCTCATACTCGCGGCCGTGAGCGAGGCCGCCCTGCCCATCCTGGCCGTGGCCATCGGCCTGCTGGGCGCGGGGTTGGGGGCCGCACTCATCCGTTCCAGTGGAGCCGACACACGAGCCGGGCGACGCCTGGCCGGCGCCCGCGCCGCGCCGCTGGCGACGCTCCAGGACCTCGCCGCAAGTGACCAGCTGCCGCCCGGACCGGTGCGGGTCGAGGGCCGCGTGCGATGCGCCAACCCCCTGGTGACGCCCGACGGGGACCGCCTGGCCGCGCTCCACCGCGACGTGGAGGTGCAGCTGCCGGACGGCCGATGGCGCGTCATCGAGCGCCTGCGGGAGGCGCGACCCATCGACCTGTGGGAACGGTCGTCCTCCGTCCGCCTTGATCTGGCCCAGATGGCCGAGCCGCTCATCGGCATTCCGCGGGTCTGGGAGGGCTCGCCCGCCGAGCTCGGCGACAAATACAGCCCGGCCATCGACCGCGTCGCGGGCGAGCTGGGACCTCTCCACCGGGCACGGGCGACGACCCGCCAGCTGAGCCTGGTGGACCAGCTCATCGTGCTGGCCATCGCGCGCCGAGACGAGCACGGTCGACTGCGGCTCGAACCGCCGCCCGGCGGGTTCCTGGCGGCCAATGTCGAGCTCGACACGGCGATGCGCCTCCTGGCCGGTCCCCGCCGGACCCGCATGCTCGCCGGCTTCGCCGTGGGCCTGGTTGGCGCCGTCGTCGCGGTGGCTGGGCTGATCGGGGTGCTGTTGGTCCTGCCCGGCTGACCGGGGGAGGTACGAACGGGGCATGGAGCCGCAGACCTATCGTTTCTAGCATGGGCCACACGCCGCCTACCAGATCCTCCATTCGGGGTTCGGGCGACGCGATAACGGGGATCTCGTGGCTTCAGGCTCCGCCAGTCCTCCGCGGCCCGACGCGCTGATCAGCGTGGCGCAGGCGGCTGCGGTGCTGGGTGTGCACCCGAACACCGTCCGGGCCTGGACCGAGAGCGGACGGCTGGCCGCCTGGCGCATCAACCCGCGCGGTGACCGGCGCTACCGCCGCGCCGACGTGGAGCGGCTGCTGGCCGAGGGCACCGGGAAGTCGACCGGCTCCGATGGTGCGCTCACTCCCTCAGCCCGGAGCACGGATGCCGACGCCGAGGCGGCCGTGCTCACCCGAATCTCGCAGGGGACCGTCGAGGCTGGCAGCGTCGCCGCCGTCTGCCGCGTGACCGTCGAGTCGCTGCGCACGGTCGAAGCCATCGCCCGAGTGGCGGTGTACCTCGTGCGCGACGATCGGCTGGTCCTCGAGACACACTCAGGGCACAGCGCCCCGCCTCCGCCCACCCTGGCCTGGCCATCCGACGCGGAGGATTTCGGGCCCGACGGCAGCTTGCGCCTGCCATTGACCATCGGCCAGGAGCGCATCGGGGTGCTCCTGCTGGCCGACGACCTGAAAGGGGCATTCCTGCGAAGCCGGCGTCGATTCATGAGCGCGGTGGCCGCCACGACCAGTGTCGCGTTGCGCCACGCACGGGCCATCGCCCGGGCCCGCCGCGAGCTGACTCGGGCCCGCGCCCTGGCCGGCGTAACCCGCGAGCTGACCGGCCAGCTCGAGCTGGGCGCGGTCTTGAGCGACATCGCCGACCGCACCCGTGGCCTCTTCGACGCCGACCGCGTCGGCCTGTGGATGATCAACGAGGAGCGCGAGCATCCGTTCGAGCTGGCCGCCGAGCGCGGCATCAGCCCCGCCTTCCAGGCCATGATCAGCCGGCTGACCCTGACCAGCGCATCGCTGGGGACCCAGGCCGTCCGAGAGCGGCGCACGTTCGTCGCCCGCCACGCCGACACCGACCCCACCACCGGCGTCATGCAGGAGGTCTACCGCGACGAGGGAATCAAAACCGCGTGCCTGGTGCCGCTCGTCACCCACGACCGCGCGGTGGGGGTGATCGGCCTATACCACGCGCGGGACCGCGATTGGCCCGACGACGAGCTGGCCCTGGCCCAGGCGTTCGCGAACCAGGCGGCCGTGGCCATCAGCAACGCGCGACTGTACCGCTCGACCGCCGAACAGGCGGCGCGCATGCGATCCATTCACGACCTGTCGGCCCGCCTGAACCGGCTGACCGATGTGCAGGCCATTGCCGACGCGATCGTGGCCGAGGCCAGCACCCTGGCGGCCTTCCATGACATCCGCATCTACACCGTTGACTGGGAGCGGGGGACCTGCGAGCCGATCGCCTTCACCGACCGCCTGACGGGGGAGGGGGACTTCCGCGACCTGTTGCGGGTCGACATCGGTCCCGGATCGTTCACCGGCTGGGTGGCCGCCAACGCGCAGCCCATCCTCAGCAACGATGCCCTGAACGACGGGCGGGGCCACACCATCGAGGGCACCGAGGAGATCGAGGAGTCGATGCTGGTGGTGCCCATGGTCTACGAGGGCCGCTCGGTGGGCGTCATCGCTCTGTCCAAGCTGGGCGTCAACCAATTCTCGACCGATGACCTGCAGACGATGATGATCTTCGCCGGCTACGCTGCCCAGGCGCTGGTCAACGCCCGGAGCTATCGGCGCCTGGAGGAGCAGTCCAGCCAGCTCGCCCGCCAGCTGGATTCGCAGCGCAAGCTGCTCGACGTCAGCGCCCGGGTCATGGGCACCCTGGAGCAGGAGGACATCCTGGAGGTGGTGGCCGACGGGCTGAAGGCGGTCGTCCACTACGACAACCTGTCCATCTACCGCGCCGACCACGTCAAGCAGGTCCTGGTCCCGGTCCTCACCCGCGAGGAGCACGCCGAGGAGGTGGCCCGCTACATCATCCCGTTCGGGCGGGGCCTGATGGGCTGGGTGGTCGAGCACGCCGAGGCGGTGCTGGCCAACGACGCGCTGGCCGACCCCCGCGCGCTTCAGATCCCGGGCACGCCGCCCGACGCTGAGGCGCTGGTCGTGGTGCCCCTCATCAGCGACGGCCAGGTGAACGGCGCCATGAACGTCGGCCGGGTGGGCGGCGAGGAGGTCTACTTCAGCGAGACCGATTTCGAGCTCGTGCAGCTGTTCGCCGCTCAGGCTTCGGTCGCCCTGCGAAACGCGGACGAGCACCACGCCATGAGCCTGCGGGCGTTGACCGATGCCCTCACCGGGCTGGCCAACCACGGGGCCTTTCAGCGCGACCTGACGTCCGCCATTGAGGCGGTGCAGAGCGGGCAGTCCGGTGAGGGCCAGCTTGGCCTGCTGATGATGGACCTCGACCGATTCAAGACCTACAACGATCGCTTCGGCCATCCGGCCGGCGACGCGCTCCTGCACGCCGTGGGCGAGGCGCTGTATTCCGCCACCCGCAGCGATGACCGGGTGTACCGATATGGCGGCGACGAATTCGCGATCATCCTGTCGGGCGTCGGCCTGCCCGAGGCCCAACGGGTCGCGGAGCGGGCACGGCGGTTAGTGGCCGCCGTCTCCCTGGAACGCGGCGCGGCGCCGGTGACGATCACGATCGGCGTGGCGCTCTTCCCGGACCACGGCGCCAGCAAGGACGCGCTGATCGCGGCCGCTGACGGCGCGCTCTACAGCGGCAAGCAGGCGGGAGGCGACCGGGTGATCGTGCCGGGCGAAGCGCCGAAAACCCGCAGCCGGAAGGCCGCAGAGCCGGTCGACCCCGGACGCGCCGAAGAGCAGCGCCGCCGCCGCAGCGACGCCCGCCGCGCGAAGTCGTCCGCCGCCTGACCCTCGTCCGGCCCACGACGGGCCGGGTGCTATCCTCGGCCCCCCATGCGTGATCGACGCCGCGTCCCGCTGCGCCCTGCGGCGATGGCGCTCCTGGTGGCCGCCCTCTCCGCCGCCTGTGTGACCTCCCCCTCGCCCACGCCCTCCCCCAGCCTCACGCCGCGCCCGACCCCGACTCCCACCCCGTCCCCGACCCCGGTCCCCACCCCCCGCTTCACGAATGAACCCGATCCCAGCCTGTCGGCCCTCATCCCGGCCCAGGTCGGGGCGTGGGCCGTGGAGCAGCCGCCGATCGCGGATTACGCCATCACGCCGGGCGACATCGGTCAGGCGGCCTACGGGGAGCTTGGCGCCCGGTTCCAGACCCTGGTCATCGCCTTCGTCCGGGAACCCCGACTGAGCCTGTATGCCGTGCGGGTGAACCCATCGGCGGTGACCACGCCCGACCTCGAGCCCTACCTTGCCACGGCCGGCCGCTACGTGGGCATCGCCGGCCTCCAGCGCGAACCCTGGGAGCTGGCCGACGTCGCCGGGCACTGGGTCTGGGTTCGGCCCTCGGACGACGCGACCCTGCCTGGCACCCACGTCTACACCTGGGCCGCAGACGAGTTCGTGTTCCTCCTGATCGGCGTCAGCGATGAAGTCAACCAGGCGCTGATCGCCCTCCTCCCCGGTGAGCCACCCCCAACCCCCAGCCCCGCGCCGACCACGAGCCCGGCGCCCAGTCCCAGCGCCTCCTAGACTGGCAAGCCAGACCCATGGATGACGACCTGGCCGGCCCGGC containing:
- a CDS encoding GAF domain-containing protein translates to MASGSASPPRPDALISVAQAAAVLGVHPNTVRAWTESGRLAAWRINPRGDRRYRRADVERLLAEGTGKSTGSDGALTPSARSTDADAEAAVLTRISQGTVEAGSVAAVCRVTVESLRTVEAIARVAVYLVRDDRLVLETHSGHSAPPPPTLAWPSDAEDFGPDGSLRLPLTIGQERIGVLLLADDLKGAFLRSRRRFMSAVAATTSVALRHARAIARARRELTRARALAGVTRELTGQLELGAVLSDIADRTRGLFDADRVGLWMINEEREHPFELAAERGISPAFQAMISRLTLTSASLGTQAVRERRTFVARHADTDPTTGVMQEVYRDEGIKTACLVPLVTHDRAVGVIGLYHARDRDWPDDELALAQAFANQAAVAISNARLYRSTAEQAARMRSIHDLSARLNRLTDVQAIADAIVAEASTLAAFHDIRIYTVDWERGTCEPIAFTDRLTGEGDFRDLLRVDIGPGSFTGWVAANAQPILSNDALNDGRGHTIEGTEEIEESMLVVPMVYEGRSVGVIALSKLGVNQFSTDDLQTMMIFAGYAAQALVNARSYRRLEEQSSQLARQLDSQRKLLDVSARVMGTLEQEDILEVVADGLKAVVHYDNLSIYRADHVKQVLVPVLTREEHAEEVARYIIPFGRGLMGWVVEHAEAVLANDALADPRALQIPGTPPDAEALVVVPLISDGQVNGAMNVGRVGGEEVYFSETDFELVQLFAAQASVALRNADEHHAMSLRALTDALTGLANHGAFQRDLTSAIEAVQSGQSGEGQLGLLMMDLDRFKTYNDRFGHPAGDALLHAVGEALYSATRSDDRVYRYGGDEFAIILSGVGLPEAQRVAERARRLVAAVSLERGAAPVTITIGVALFPDHGASKDALIAAADGALYSGKQAGGDRVIVPGEAPKTRSRKAAEPVDPGRAEEQRRRRSDARRAKSSAA